AATATGATTACTACAATGATGTGAGAAGTACAAGTAGAGAgagcttttttcctcccttccgcACTGTGGTTTCGCAGGGAATGCAAGATGACAATGTAGGAGATCATCAGAATCACAAAACTGCTTGAGCAAATGGCCCCACTATTAGACACCAACAGTAGGTTGATCACATAAGTGTCCATGCAGGCAAGTTTCAGCAAGGGCTGCAAATCACAGCAGTAATGATCAATCAAATTGGGTCCACAGAAGGGCAACCTCAAAGCCAGGATAATCTGGGCTATAGAATGGATAAAAGATCCAATCCCTGCCAGAACAATTAGGATGGTGCAGACCCGCCGGCTCATGATGGTTGGGTAATGTAAGGGCTTACAGATGGCCACATACCTGTCAAAGGCCATAAGGATAAGGACTAAAACCTCCATGCAACCAAAGAAATGTAGTGCAAAGACTTGAGTCATGCACTCATTGTAAGTTATGATATTTTTTGCAGAGAGTGAATCAACAATTAGTCTGGGGGCTGTGGAAGTTGAAAAGCAGGAATCAGCAAGggacaaataaaataagaaatagtacaTGGGGCTCCCAAGTGTCCGGCTGGACTTGATGGTCACAACAATAAGCAAATTCCCAACCACAGttcccaaataaaaaatgaaaaatattacaaataccattttctttttcataggatCTTGGGTCAATCCTAACAGTATGAACTCAGTAGTACTGTTATTTTGCTGCATTATTTCAGGCAAAGTGGAGAAAATGCAGGTTAGAAATAATTAACCTGTAAGGAAACGTTCTGTGAAATGAATACTCTGTATTTGGAGGTTTAATCCATATGTTTGATCATGGAAATACCACTACCAGTGTATAGTCCCCaccattcatttgttttcttctgaataAAGTGGAAACCATAACATTTATTTGCAATTTATTATCTTGGTTGCTTATGAAACAAGAAATATATCAATAACTATAGCGACCTGATTATTTAGGcataataaacattaatttacAGGATTCGGTAAGAGAAGGCATCTTTTTGagctgaatgttttttttttttttagtttctagcAAGGACCTATTTGGATACAAGTCTACAAAATGGGGAAAATCATCATGATTTACATAATGCGCTTTCATACTTTTTCAACATGGTAGTTTAGTTATAAAGTATCTTACAGTAAATATTCTGAACATTCAAGGAATGATGTAGAAACATTTGATAGTGTTTTCTTAATGAAacctaaaagagagaaagagagagagaggcagagaggacaAGAGATAAACAATATTTTAGCAGTGAATATTCAGTCAATTGGTCAGTCCATTGTGAAACgtattttttaatctgttactACCTCAACTGAGTTTAATTCACTGTTACtaattcttaataatttctgtatttttacaattctaaattcagtttctttttttttttggtatatttttttattggagttcaatttgccaacatatagtgtaacacccagcgctcatcccgtcaagtgccctcctcagtgtctatcataaaacattttactttttgttttaatttaaaaaatatattactgttTTGGAGAGATCactgacagaaaaagagagagagtaaacaTGACTgcagtggagggaggagcagaggaatgaAATATAGCCTTTTTCCTGAGTAGGCAGTTTGATACAGTGTTTgattcccagaccctgagatcatatctGGGGCataagcagatgtttaaccaagaGAGCCACTTGGAACCCCTAAAAccttgtacttttaaaattctatattattGTATTAAATTATTAGATATAATAgtaaattatatacatacatatcaatgtatttgtatatatatatatatattcatttatttatatgttgcaTTCTTGGAATAGAAGTTAGGAGGATGACCTTCTccataatatatttcatttgggAGTTCAAATATGCCATAGTCATGctgcattaaaaataaagcttttaaaaacctAATCCTTGATTGTTTATTAATCTCCTTGGCATATTACTAGTTCATACAAACTGTCTACTGACACAGGCTGCAGGAAAAGCAAGATTCCCAGGGCCACATGAAGGTTTAAGTGTTTGAGTAAGTGGGTGAGTCAGCTGTAGAGCCAATTCTGGACTCAGGGACTTTACCACCTCAT
This is a stretch of genomic DNA from Canis aureus isolate CA01 chromosome 21, VMU_Caureus_v.1.0, whole genome shotgun sequence. It encodes these proteins:
- the LOC144293293 gene encoding olfactory receptor 4C11-like; the encoded protein is MQQNNSTTEFILLGLTQDPMKKKMVFVIFFIFYLGTVVGNLLIVVTIKSSRTLGSPMYYFLFYLSLADSCFSTSTAPRLIVDSLSAKNIITYNECMTQVFALHFFGCMEVLVLILMAFDRYVAICKPLHYPTIMSRRVCTILIVLAGIGSFIHSIAQIILALRLPFCGPNLIDHYCCDLQPLLKLACMDTYVINLLLVSNSGAICSSSFVILMISYIVILHSLRNHSAEGRKKALSTCTSHIIVVIIFFGPCIFIYTRPPTTFPMDKMVAVFYTIGTPFLNPLIYTLRNAEVKNAMKKLWHIKITSESRR